A genomic window from Agrobacterium tumefaciens includes:
- the dhbA gene encoding 2,3-dihydro-2,3-dihydroxybenzoate dehydrogenase, producing MTQQRFTGRRVLVTGTAQGIGHRIAERFIEEGAEVIGLDLLAGTTEAPFRQIALDITDAAAVERVCKAIESEWGGLDILVNAAGILRLGDSESLTPEDWKACMDVNAAGPFYLLRQWSGVFKRQRRGAIVNVGSNAAVVPRIGMMAYCASKAALVSLSHCAALELAPYGVRCNVVSPGSTDTPMLAGMLSDPTGKERLVAGLPEQFKLGIPLGKIARPDDIADTVLFLASDQAGHVTMQQIVVDGGATLAA from the coding sequence ATGACGCAACAGAGATTTACCGGGCGGCGTGTGCTGGTGACAGGCACGGCCCAGGGCATTGGCCACCGCATCGCCGAACGTTTCATCGAGGAAGGGGCCGAAGTCATCGGCCTCGACCTTCTGGCCGGCACAACGGAAGCACCCTTCCGCCAGATAGCGCTCGATATCACCGACGCTGCGGCGGTGGAGAGAGTATGCAAGGCAATTGAAAGCGAATGGGGCGGCCTTGATATCCTCGTCAACGCCGCAGGCATTTTGCGTCTTGGCGACAGCGAAAGCCTGACGCCGGAAGACTGGAAAGCCTGCATGGATGTCAATGCCGCGGGGCCGTTCTATCTGCTGCGACAATGGAGCGGCGTCTTCAAACGGCAGCGGCGTGGCGCGATCGTCAACGTCGGCTCCAACGCCGCCGTGGTGCCGCGCATCGGCATGATGGCTTATTGCGCCTCCAAGGCGGCGCTGGTCAGCCTCAGCCATTGCGCCGCCCTTGAGCTTGCGCCCTATGGCGTGCGCTGCAACGTTGTCTCGCCCGGCTCCACCGATACGCCGATGCTGGCCGGTATGTTGAGCGATCCCACAGGCAAGGAACGGCTCGTCGCCGGCCTGCCGGAGCAGTTCAAGCTCGGCATTCCGCTTGGCAAGATTGCAAGACCGGATGATATAGCCGACACGGTGCTGTTTCTCGCCTCCGATCAGGCTGGCCACGTGACGATGCAGCAGATCGTGGTCGACGGCGGCGCAACGCTCGCAGCCTGA
- a CDS encoding isochorismate synthase, with translation MKTGALRTNDVESDEITDFNREFLFTSGTGQLRAEGIRERITLPARGGEDMESPLQQAIKGAFERARRAGQDNPIAIGAIPFDVSEPSCLYIPNNYEWSPRDAVPVATDSAMPALVGQNSLPDEAGFKHAVEHAILNFRHSEVRKAVLSVMRELTFASEVNVERLLASLAKQNREGYQFRIPLPDGGDLIGVSPELLIRKQGEKIISNPLAGSAKRMTDPVADKANADRLSASEKDHYEHSLVIEDIRSLLSPCCAELDVPEKPSLINTAALWHLSTRIEGRLADPETNALQLACLLHPTPAVCGFPTERAHRLIRFVEPFERGLFTGMVGWTDAQGNGEWVVTIRCGTVQRQTVRLFAGAGIVEASEPESEWAEVQTKLKTMLNACGLSA, from the coding sequence ATGAAAACGGGAGCACTCAGGACGAATGACGTCGAATCCGACGAAATTACTGATTTTAATAGAGAATTTTTATTCACCTCCGGCACGGGGCAATTGCGGGCCGAAGGGATTCGCGAAAGGATAACCCTTCCAGCCCGCGGTGGCGAAGACATGGAAAGCCCTTTGCAGCAGGCGATTAAAGGCGCTTTTGAACGGGCACGCCGGGCCGGACAGGACAATCCGATCGCCATCGGCGCAATCCCCTTCGATGTCAGCGAACCATCATGCCTTTACATCCCCAACAACTATGAGTGGAGTCCGCGCGACGCGGTTCCGGTTGCCACTGATTCGGCCATGCCGGCGCTTGTCGGCCAGAACAGCCTGCCGGACGAGGCTGGTTTCAAACATGCCGTCGAGCATGCCATTCTCAATTTCCGCCATTCCGAAGTGCGCAAGGCGGTGCTTTCCGTCATGCGTGAACTGACCTTCGCCTCCGAGGTCAATGTCGAGAGATTGCTGGCCAGCCTCGCCAAGCAGAATCGCGAGGGTTACCAGTTCCGTATTCCGCTTCCGGATGGCGGCGACCTGATCGGCGTCAGCCCGGAACTGCTTATCCGCAAGCAGGGTGAGAAGATCATCTCGAACCCCTTGGCCGGATCGGCAAAACGCATGACCGACCCGGTGGCGGACAAGGCCAATGCGGACCGGCTTTCGGCATCGGAAAAAGACCATTATGAGCATAGCCTGGTGATCGAGGATATCCGCTCGCTGCTTTCGCCATGCTGCGCGGAACTCGACGTTCCGGAAAAACCCTCCCTCATCAATACGGCCGCGCTCTGGCATCTTTCGACGCGCATCGAAGGCCGCCTCGCCGATCCCGAGACCAACGCGCTGCAACTGGCGTGCCTGCTGCACCCGACACCGGCCGTTTGCGGTTTCCCGACCGAGCGCGCCCATCGCCTCATCCGTTTCGTCGAACCCTTCGAGCGTGGCCTGTTCACCGGCATGGTGGGCTGGACGGATGCCCAAGGTAACGGCGAATGGGTAGTGACAATCCGCTGCGGCACCGTGCAGCGCCAGACCGTGCGGCTTTTCGCCGGCGCCGGCATCGTGGAGGCCTCGGAACCCGAATCCGAATGGGCCGAGGTGCAGACCAAGCTCAAAACCATGCTGAATGCCTGCGGTCTCTCCGCCTGA
- a CDS encoding isochorismatase, giving the protein MTIPTISDYPMPVAASFPANKTKWQPDAKRAVLLIHDMQRYFLRFYEADGKLMTTLIDNLAKVKAWAVQNGVPVIYTAQPHNQPPGDRALLNDMWGPGLTVVDPELQKVVDKLAPTPDDVVLTKWRYSAFQRSDLAERMKGWGRDQIIVGGVYAHIGCMMTAVEAFMKDIQPFMIGDGVADFSEAEHRMALQYVATRCGVVIDTASLTGTEQATGTREWLKARVLQMVEDESDIDPDENLIFYGLDSLQVMKLAGELKERGVTVGFDELARVPTLSAWWALIEEKRLAA; this is encoded by the coding sequence ATGACAATCCCCACCATTTCCGACTATCCGATGCCGGTTGCCGCCAGCTTTCCGGCCAACAAGACAAAATGGCAGCCCGACGCCAAGCGCGCCGTGCTGCTCATTCACGACATGCAGCGTTATTTCCTTCGGTTCTACGAGGCCGACGGCAAGCTGATGACGACCCTCATCGACAATCTCGCCAAGGTAAAGGCATGGGCGGTGCAGAACGGCGTGCCGGTCATCTATACCGCCCAGCCGCACAACCAGCCGCCGGGCGACCGGGCGCTGCTGAACGACATGTGGGGACCGGGTCTCACCGTCGTTGATCCGGAATTGCAGAAGGTGGTGGACAAGCTGGCGCCAACGCCTGACGACGTGGTGCTGACCAAGTGGCGCTACAGCGCCTTCCAGCGTTCCGATCTTGCCGAACGCATGAAAGGCTGGGGCCGCGACCAGATCATCGTCGGCGGTGTTTACGCCCATATCGGCTGCATGATGACGGCGGTGGAAGCCTTCATGAAGGATATTCAACCCTTCATGATCGGTGACGGCGTCGCCGATTTTTCCGAAGCCGAACACCGCATGGCGCTGCAATATGTGGCGACGCGTTGCGGCGTGGTGATCGACACCGCAAGCCTGACCGGTACCGAGCAGGCCACCGGCACCCGCGAATGGCTGAAAGCCCGCGTCCTGCAGATGGTTGAGGATGAAAGTGACATCGACCCCGACGAGAACCTCATCTTCTACGGGCTGGATTCGCTGCAGGTCATGAAGCTTGCCGGCGAGTTGAAGGAACGCGGCGTCACCGTCGGTTTCGATGAGCTAGCGCGTGTACCCACACTTTCCGCCTGGTGGGCACTGATCGAAGAAAAGCGGCTCGCAGCCTGA
- a CDS encoding nitrate reductase cytochrome c-type subunit, translating into MRSQDRASRMIRKHGWIAATLLVVVLATGAVAQMVPELSGPRGDAMRTEPAKPLPKWVIDDFRRMRAYPEQPPVIPHSIDGYQLSVNANRCLSCHKREFTQDSGAPMISVTHYMTREGQMLADVSPRRYFCTACHVPQADTRPLVPNTFQDMSEMGVKPAGSE; encoded by the coding sequence ATGCGCAGTCAAGATAGAGCCAGTCGCATGATCAGGAAACACGGATGGATCGCCGCCACTCTTCTGGTCGTGGTGCTGGCGACGGGGGCCGTTGCGCAGATGGTGCCGGAATTGTCCGGCCCGCGCGGCGATGCCATGCGCACCGAACCCGCCAAACCCCTGCCGAAATGGGTGATCGACGATTTCAGGCGCATGCGCGCCTATCCCGAACAGCCGCCGGTCATTCCGCATTCGATCGACGGCTACCAGCTCTCGGTCAACGCCAATCGCTGTCTGTCCTGTCACAAGCGCGAATTCACGCAGGATTCCGGCGCGCCGATGATCAGCGTCACCCATTACATGACGCGGGAAGGCCAGATGCTGGCGGATGTTTCACCGCGCCGTTATTTCTGCACCGCCTGCCATGTGCCGCAGGCCGATACGCGGCCGCTCGTGCCCAACACCTTTCAGGACATGAGCGAGATGGGCGTCAAACCGGCGGGTAGCGAATGA
- the napA gene encoding periplasmic nitrate reductase subunit alpha produces MSSELTRRDLLKAHAAGIAAATAGIALPAAAQPVPGGVSALQIKWSKAPCRFCGTGCGVMVGVKEGKVVATHGDMQAEVNRGLNCIKGYFLSKIMYGKDRLQTPLLRKRNGVYAKDGEFEPVSWDEAFDVMAAQCKRVLKEKGPTAVGMFGSGQWTIFEGYAATKLMRAGFRSNNLDPNARHCMASAAYAFMRTFGMDEPMGCYDDFEHADAFVLWGSNMAEMHPILWTRIADRRLGFDHVKVAVLSTFTHRSMDLADVPIIFKPGTDLVILNYIANHIIKTGRVNEDFVRNHTKFVRGVTDIGYGLRPDNPVEVNAANSADPTKTEAIDFETFKEFVSEYTLEKTAAMTGVEAGFLEELAELYADPKRKVMSLWTMGFNQHVRGVWANQMVYNIHLLTGKISEPGNSPFSLTGQPSACGTAREVGTFAHRLPADMTVTNPEHRKHAEEIWRIPHGVIPEKPGYHAVQQDRMLHDGKLNFYWVQVNNNVQAGPNTKNETYLGYRNPENFIVVSDAYPTITAMSADLILPAAMWVEKEGAYGNAERRTHVWHQLVEASGEARSDLWQLVEFSKRFTTDEVWPVELLDANPDYRGKTLFEVLYKDCDVGKFPLSEINTDYKNQESTDFGFYLQKGLFEEYAAFGRGHGHDLAPYDAYHEVRGMRWPVVDGKETLWRYREGYDPYVKPGEGVKFYGNKDGKAVIIAVPYEPPAESPDEEFDTWLVTGRVLEHWHSGSMTMRVPELYKAFPGARCFMNAADARKRGLNQGAEIRIVSRRGEIRSRVETRGRNRMPPGVIFVPWFDASQLINKVTLDATDPISKQTDFKKCAVKIEPVA; encoded by the coding sequence ATGAGCAGCGAACTGACGCGGCGTGATCTATTGAAGGCCCATGCCGCCGGCATTGCGGCGGCAACGGCGGGCATTGCGCTGCCGGCCGCCGCCCAGCCGGTGCCGGGCGGTGTTTCCGCATTGCAGATCAAATGGTCCAAGGCGCCCTGTCGTTTCTGCGGCACGGGCTGCGGCGTCATGGTTGGCGTCAAGGAAGGCAAGGTTGTCGCCACCCATGGTGACATGCAGGCGGAGGTCAATCGCGGCCTCAACTGCATCAAGGGCTATTTCCTGTCCAAGATCATGTACGGCAAGGACCGCCTGCAGACCCCGCTTCTGCGCAAGAGAAACGGCGTCTACGCCAAGGATGGCGAGTTCGAGCCGGTGAGCTGGGACGAGGCCTTCGATGTGATGGCCGCGCAGTGCAAGCGGGTGCTGAAAGAAAAGGGGCCGACCGCCGTCGGCATGTTCGGCTCGGGCCAGTGGACGATCTTTGAGGGCTACGCCGCGACCAAGCTGATGCGCGCCGGTTTCCGTTCCAACAATCTTGATCCTAATGCCCGCCACTGCATGGCGTCGGCTGCTTACGCCTTCATGCGCACCTTCGGCATGGACGAGCCGATGGGTTGTTACGATGATTTCGAACATGCCGATGCTTTCGTGCTCTGGGGTTCGAACATGGCGGAGATGCATCCGATCCTGTGGACGCGCATCGCCGACCGGCGGCTCGGCTTTGACCACGTGAAGGTGGCGGTGCTTTCGACCTTTACCCATCGCAGCATGGATCTGGCCGATGTTCCGATCATCTTCAAGCCAGGTACGGACCTCGTCATCCTCAATTATATCGCCAACCACATTATCAAGACCGGCCGCGTCAACGAAGACTTCGTGAGGAACCACACGAAATTCGTGCGCGGCGTCACCGATATCGGGTATGGCCTGCGGCCCGACAATCCGGTTGAGGTGAATGCCGCCAATTCCGCCGATCCGACCAAGACGGAAGCGATCGATTTCGAGACCTTCAAGGAATTCGTCTCCGAATACACGCTGGAAAAGACCGCCGCCATGACCGGGGTGGAAGCTGGTTTCCTGGAAGAATTGGCCGAGCTTTACGCCGACCCGAAACGCAAGGTCATGTCGCTGTGGACCATGGGGTTCAACCAGCATGTTCGCGGCGTCTGGGCCAACCAGATGGTCTACAACATCCATCTTCTGACCGGAAAGATCTCCGAACCGGGCAACAGCCCGTTCTCGCTCACCGGCCAGCCATCGGCCTGCGGTACGGCGCGTGAGGTGGGAACCTTCGCCCACCGCCTGCCAGCCGACATGACTGTGACCAACCCGGAACACCGCAAACATGCCGAAGAAATCTGGCGCATCCCGCACGGCGTCATCCCGGAAAAGCCGGGCTACCACGCCGTGCAGCAGGATCGCATGCTGCATGACGGCAAGCTGAATTTCTACTGGGTGCAGGTCAACAACAACGTTCAGGCCGGCCCCAACACCAAGAACGAGACCTATCTCGGTTATCGCAATCCCGAAAACTTCATCGTGGTCTCGGATGCCTATCCGACCATCACCGCCATGAGCGCCGACCTTATTCTGCCCGCCGCCATGTGGGTGGAGAAGGAAGGGGCCTACGGCAATGCCGAGCGGCGCACCCATGTCTGGCACCAGCTTGTCGAGGCGTCGGGTGAGGCGCGTTCCGACCTCTGGCAGCTGGTGGAATTCTCCAAGCGCTTCACCACCGACGAGGTGTGGCCGGTGGAACTGCTAGACGCCAATCCGGACTATCGCGGCAAGACGCTGTTTGAGGTTCTCTACAAGGATTGCGATGTCGGCAAATTCCCGCTGAGCGAAATCAATACGGATTATAAGAACCAGGAATCCACGGATTTTGGCTTCTACCTGCAAAAGGGTCTGTTCGAGGAATATGCCGCCTTCGGGCGTGGTCACGGCCACGATCTGGCGCCTTACGATGCCTATCACGAGGTGCGCGGCATGCGCTGGCCGGTGGTGGACGGCAAGGAAACGCTGTGGCGTTACCGCGAGGGTTACGACCCCTACGTCAAGCCGGGCGAAGGCGTGAAATTCTATGGCAACAAGGATGGCAAGGCGGTCATCATCGCCGTGCCTTACGAGCCGCCGGCGGAATCCCCGGATGAAGAATTCGATACCTGGCTGGTGACGGGCCGCGTGCTGGAGCATTGGCATTCCGGCTCCATGACCATGCGTGTGCCGGAACTCTACAAGGCCTTTCCTGGCGCCCGTTGTTTCATGAATGCCGCCGATGCGCGCAAGCGAGGGCTCAATCAGGGCGCTGAAATCCGCATCGTCTCGCGTCGCGGGGAAATCCGTTCGCGGGTGGAAACGCGCGGCCGCAACCGCATGCCGCCCGGCGTCATCTTCGTTCCCTGGTTCGACGCCAGCCAGCTCATCAACAAGGTCACGCTCGACGCAACCGATCCCATCTCCAAGCAGACGGATTTCAAGAAATGCGCAGTCAAGATAGAGCCAGTCGCATGA
- a CDS encoding PhoX family protein, with product MTDIDTSKLSWDEWDELQNPPPAETDFDRVVETAISRRGFLGGVLAFGSAAAAMGTLGNLMASTSAEAQEAAAGRFPFKPVAAATDHTIHVPEGYSWKPVAKWGQPLFSNVPDLDPAKGVSVENSDKVFGENTDGMELFMVGAHQLIAVNHEYVNPEINLPHTDKGNPKTADDVKILQNMQGVTVMEVAEGNEGWEIVLDSPFNRRIHHNTPMKLSGPAAGSDLVKTAADPDGINCLGTFNNCGAGRTPWGTYLTCEENFNGYFGTADAAFKLPDDYKRYGIVAETRYAYEKFDARFDVAKNPNEPRRAGYVVEIDPSDASSTPIKRTALGRIKHENAAVVIARDGRVVVYMGDDERGEFLYKFVSNGIYVPGGDTSKLLDEGTLYVAKFADDGAGEWLALTPETTGMKIDEICVFTRQAASKVGATTMDRPEWVAINPVAIEAYCALTNNSRRGEMKDGKLRANAGGDAMAINAANPREKNEYGQIVRWYPENDDHADGKFKWDLFCMAGNPSVHKDAFAGSSNINEGNMFNSPDGMMFDSTGLLWIQTDGEDSNEGNFAGQGNNQMLAGDPATGRIERFLTAPKGSEVTGQTWSGDKRTHFVGIQHPDAPFPDGEGKLPRSAVIAIKRDDNAQIG from the coding sequence ATGACCGACATCGATACGAGCAAGCTGTCCTGGGACGAATGGGACGAACTGCAAAACCCGCCGCCGGCCGAAACCGATTTCGACCGCGTGGTCGAAACCGCGATTTCCCGCCGCGGTTTCCTCGGCGGTGTGCTGGCCTTCGGCTCGGCCGCAGCTGCCATGGGCACGCTCGGCAACCTGATGGCAAGCACTTCGGCCGAAGCGCAGGAAGCAGCCGCCGGCCGCTTCCCCTTCAAGCCGGTGGCCGCCGCAACCGACCACACCATCCATGTGCCGGAAGGTTATAGCTGGAAGCCGGTTGCCAAATGGGGTCAGCCGCTGTTCTCCAACGTTCCCGATCTCGACCCCGCCAAGGGCGTGAGCGTTGAGAATTCCGACAAGGTCTTCGGTGAAAACACCGACGGCATGGAACTCTTCATGGTGGGCGCTCATCAGCTGATCGCCGTCAACCATGAATACGTAAACCCGGAAATCAACCTGCCGCACACTGACAAGGGCAACCCGAAGACGGCCGACGACGTGAAGATCCTGCAGAACATGCAGGGCGTCACCGTCATGGAAGTCGCGGAAGGCAACGAAGGCTGGGAAATCGTTCTCGACAGCCCGTTCAACCGCCGTATCCATCACAACACGCCGATGAAGCTTTCCGGCCCGGCCGCAGGCTCCGATCTCGTCAAGACCGCCGCCGACCCTGATGGTATCAACTGTCTCGGGACCTTCAACAATTGCGGCGCCGGCCGCACGCCCTGGGGCACCTACCTCACCTGCGAGGAAAACTTCAACGGCTATTTCGGCACCGCAGATGCCGCCTTCAAGCTGCCGGATGATTACAAGCGTTACGGCATCGTCGCCGAGACGCGTTATGCCTATGAGAAGTTCGACGCACGTTTCGACGTCGCCAAGAACCCGAACGAGCCGCGCCGCGCCGGCTACGTGGTTGAGATCGATCCTTCGGACGCCTCCTCCACCCCGATCAAGCGCACTGCGCTTGGCCGCATCAAGCACGAAAACGCCGCCGTGGTGATTGCCCGCGACGGCCGCGTCGTCGTTTACATGGGTGACGACGAGCGTGGCGAATTCCTCTACAAATTCGTCTCCAACGGCATTTACGTGCCGGGCGGCGACACCTCGAAGCTGCTCGACGAAGGCACGCTTTACGTCGCCAAGTTCGCCGATGACGGCGCCGGCGAATGGCTGGCGCTGACGCCTGAGACCACCGGCATGAAGATCGATGAAATCTGCGTCTTCACCCGTCAGGCCGCTTCCAAGGTGGGCGCAACGACGATGGATCGCCCGGAATGGGTCGCCATCAACCCGGTCGCCATCGAAGCCTATTGCGCGCTGACCAACAACAGCCGCCGCGGCGAAATGAAGGACGGCAAGCTGCGCGCCAATGCTGGCGGCGACGCCATGGCGATCAACGCCGCCAACCCGCGCGAAAAGAACGAATACGGCCAGATCGTGCGCTGGTATCCGGAAAATGACGACCATGCCGACGGCAAGTTCAAGTGGGACCTGTTCTGCATGGCCGGCAACCCTTCCGTTCACAAGGACGCATTTGCGGGTTCTTCGAACATCAACGAAGGCAACATGTTCAACTCGCCCGACGGCATGATGTTCGATAGTACCGGCCTGCTCTGGATCCAGACCGACGGCGAGGACAGCAATGAAGGCAACTTCGCCGGCCAGGGCAACAACCAGATGCTGGCGGGCGACCCGGCCACCGGCCGTATCGAGCGCTTCCTGACAGCACCGAAGGGTTCCGAAGTCACCGGCCAGACATGGTCCGGCGACAAGCGCACCCACTTCGTCGGCATCCAGCACCCCGACGCGCCCTTCCCGGACGGCGAAGGCAAGTTGCCGCGCTCGGCCGTCATCGCCATCAAGCGTGACGACAACGCGCAGATCGGCTGA
- a CDS encoding (2,3-dihydroxybenzoyl)adenylate synthase has product MTIEFSRWPDDLARRYRERGYWIDRPLSRILAEQVQHRPDATALICGDRRFTYAELDRQSSNLAGHLAAAGIGKGDTALVQLPNIAEFYLVFFALIKIGVAPVNALFSHRRLEMTSYAEQIAPKLVIASRSHELFANDAFLDGLKASSPQLSLTLLLGATEPQRSLERMLAAPAENPPAYAPSAADEVALFQLSGGSTGTPKLIPRTHNDYDYSARASAEICELSPQTRFLCAIPVAHNYPMSSPGALGVFHAGGTVVMAANPEPLACFDLIEKHGIDMVPLVPPAVALWLQAAPAHRQRLKSLKLLQVGGASFAEALARQVPEVLGCALQQVFGMAEGLVNYTRFGDPDHIVFTTQGRPISPDDEIRIVDEDGNDVPEGEAGMLATRGPYTFRGYYRAPEHSARVFDKDGFYYSGDVVQRTPEGYLRVVGRVKDQINRGGEKVASEEVENLILRHPDVTHAALVAMQDELLGEKSCVFVVSRNPALKAPAIRQHLAGLGVADYKLPDRVRFIDAMPLTAVGKIDKKRLRDLLTTPVAISA; this is encoded by the coding sequence ATGACAATCGAATTTTCACGCTGGCCCGACGATCTGGCGCGCCGATACCGCGAGCGCGGCTATTGGATCGACAGGCCATTGAGCCGCATCCTCGCCGAACAGGTGCAACACCGGCCGGATGCAACGGCGCTGATCTGCGGTGATCGCCGCTTCACCTATGCCGAACTCGACCGGCAATCCTCCAATCTCGCAGGCCATCTTGCGGCCGCAGGCATCGGCAAGGGCGATACCGCGCTGGTGCAATTGCCTAATATCGCCGAGTTTTATCTCGTCTTTTTTGCATTGATCAAAATCGGCGTTGCACCCGTCAACGCGCTCTTCAGCCACCGTCGGCTGGAAATGACCTCCTATGCAGAACAGATCGCGCCAAAACTGGTGATTGCCTCTCGCAGCCATGAGCTTTTTGCCAATGACGCGTTCCTGGACGGGCTTAAGGCTTCCTCTCCACAGCTTTCCCTGACCCTGTTGCTGGGCGCGACGGAACCGCAGCGCAGCCTTGAACGGATGCTTGCCGCGCCTGCGGAAAATCCGCCCGCCTACGCCCCTTCGGCGGCGGACGAGGTGGCTCTGTTCCAGCTCTCCGGCGGCAGCACCGGAACGCCAAAATTGATCCCCCGGACGCATAACGACTATGATTACAGCGCACGGGCCAGCGCGGAGATTTGCGAACTCTCGCCGCAGACCCGTTTTCTTTGCGCCATTCCGGTGGCGCATAATTACCCGATGAGTTCACCCGGTGCGCTCGGTGTCTTTCACGCCGGCGGCACTGTGGTCATGGCCGCCAATCCGGAGCCGCTCGCCTGCTTCGATCTCATCGAAAAACACGGCATCGACATGGTGCCGCTGGTACCGCCGGCCGTGGCGTTGTGGTTGCAGGCAGCCCCCGCACATCGCCAAAGGCTGAAATCCCTCAAGCTCCTCCAGGTTGGCGGCGCAAGCTTCGCCGAAGCTCTTGCCCGCCAGGTGCCGGAAGTGCTCGGTTGCGCGCTGCAACAGGTCTTCGGCATGGCGGAAGGTCTGGTGAACTACACCCGCTTCGGTGACCCCGACCATATCGTGTTTACCACGCAAGGGAGGCCAATCAGCCCGGACGACGAAATCCGCATCGTCGATGAGGATGGCAATGATGTGCCCGAGGGCGAGGCCGGCATGCTGGCGACCCGTGGCCCCTATACGTTCCGGGGCTATTATCGCGCGCCCGAACACAGTGCCCGTGTCTTCGACAAGGATGGCTTCTATTATTCCGGCGATGTCGTGCAGCGCACGCCCGAAGGCTATCTGCGGGTCGTCGGCCGGGTGAAGGACCAGATCAACCGCGGCGGCGAAAAGGTCGCTTCGGAGGAGGTGGAAAACCTGATCCTGCGGCATCCTGATGTGACGCATGCCGCACTGGTGGCGATGCAGGACGAACTTCTCGGTGAGAAAAGCTGCGTCTTCGTCGTCTCCCGCAATCCCGCGCTGAAAGCGCCGGCCATCCGCCAGCATCTCGCCGGTCTCGGCGTCGCGGATTACAAGTTGCCGGACCGGGTGCGTTTCATCGACGCGATGCCGCTCACCGCCGTCGGCAAGATCGACAAGAAGCGCCTGCGCGATTTGTTGACAACCCCCGTCGCCATCAGCGCCTGA
- a CDS encoding 4'-phosphopantetheinyl transferase family protein — protein MAIVPALHRETVSGDPPEAVWPWPDDSSDCHCLTLRYSPHHETGANITPALPAQLLRAVPKRKAEFLAGRKCAAEAIRRLTGHAFFPGMGEDRAPIWPEGVVGAISHSSDRAIALAGSGSRFLGIGIDIEKRLTEEEARDIASQALTAHELHSLGNIVDPFMTGLIFSAKESLFKALYPTVKRLFFFEAAELSAYDADGSGSLRLTADLSGDWLEGTEISFRFGHFEGLLLTRILLPQ, from the coding sequence ATGGCGATCGTGCCGGCATTGCATCGCGAGACTGTTTCCGGCGACCCACCGGAAGCCGTCTGGCCATGGCCGGATGACAGCAGCGATTGCCATTGCCTCACCCTTCGTTACAGCCCCCACCACGAAACCGGTGCCAACATCACCCCTGCCCTGCCCGCGCAGCTGCTACGGGCAGTGCCGAAACGCAAGGCGGAGTTTTTGGCGGGACGCAAATGTGCGGCGGAAGCCATACGCCGCCTTACCGGCCACGCATTCTTTCCCGGAATGGGAGAGGACCGAGCGCCGATCTGGCCCGAAGGCGTAGTCGGCGCGATTTCTCATAGCAGTGATCGGGCAATCGCCCTTGCCGGCTCCGGCAGCAGGTTTCTCGGCATCGGCATCGATATCGAGAAACGCCTGACCGAAGAGGAAGCCCGCGACATCGCTTCGCAGGCCTTGACGGCGCATGAGCTTCACAGCCTCGGCAACATTGTCGACCCGTTCATGACCGGGCTTATTTTTTCGGCCAAGGAGAGCCTGTTCAAGGCGCTTTATCCGACGGTAAAGCGGCTTTTCTTTTTCGAGGCGGCCGAATTATCCGCTTACGATGCGGATGGCTCAGGGTCGCTTCGCCTGACCGCCGACCTGAGCGGCGATTGGCTTGAGGGAACGGAGATTTCCTTCCGCTTTGGCCATTTCGAAGGCCTCCTGCTCACCCGTATCCTCCTCCCGCAATGA
- a CDS encoding cytochrome c3 family protein, which produces MARVKKLLAWLWAVLTTPAGTLSLAFLTLGGFVGGVMFWGAFNTALEMTNKEAFCISCHEMRANVYEELTRTVHFSNRSGVRASCPDCHVPHEWTDKIARKMQASKEVWGKIFGTIDTRKKFLDKRLELAQHEWSRLKANDSLECRNCHSSAAMDFTKQTQRAADIHSKYLLTGKATCIDCHKGIAHELPNMEGIDPGWKMPPALNDEPGQTASAVDDLRRAMSDVHRNVF; this is translated from the coding sequence ATCGCCCGTGTGAAAAAACTTCTCGCCTGGTTATGGGCGGTTCTGACCACCCCGGCCGGCACGCTCAGCCTTGCCTTTCTCACGCTTGGCGGCTTCGTCGGCGGGGTGATGTTCTGGGGCGCTTTCAACACCGCTCTCGAAATGACCAACAAGGAAGCCTTCTGCATTTCCTGCCACGAGATGCGCGCGAATGTTTATGAGGAACTGACGCGGACGGTGCATTTCTCCAACCGCTCCGGCGTGCGCGCTTCTTGCCCGGATTGCCATGTGCCGCATGAGTGGACGGACAAGATCGCCCGAAAGATGCAGGCTTCCAAGGAGGTCTGGGGCAAGATTTTCGGCACCATCGATACGCGCAAGAAGTTCCTCGACAAGCGGCTGGAGCTTGCCCAGCACGAATGGTCGCGCCTGAAGGCCAATGACAGCCTCGAATGCCGCAACTGTCATTCCTCCGCCGCCATGGACTTTACCAAGCAGACGCAGCGTGCCGCAGACATTCATTCCAAATATCTGCTGACGGGCAAGGCCACCTGCATCGATTGCCACAAGGGTATCGCCCATGAATTGCCGAATATGGAAGGCATCGATCCCGGCTGGAAAATGCCGCCAGCGCTCAACGATGAACCGGGACAGACGGCGTCCGCAGTCGATGACCTGCGCCGCGCCATGAGCGATGTGCACCGGAACGTTTTCTGA